A region of Lentimicrobiaceae bacterium DNA encodes the following proteins:
- a CDS encoding PD40 domain-containing protein, with protein sequence MKNHFYKILAFTLLLCISTGVKGQNDARLLRFPDINKNLIAFVYAGDIWTVEATGGNARRLTSHEGLELFPKISPDGKWIAFSAEYSGSRQVFVIPSEGGSPRQLTFYNSVGVMPPRGGYDNVVLDWTPDSKQIMFRGNRTEFGDRNGKYFLVGLDGGFEKPLQIVNGGFAVLSPDASKVCFTPVDREFRTWKRYKGGRASNLWIYDLANNTSEQITDFAGTDQCPTWFGDNIYYASDRDLRLNIYRYNTQTKQTDQLTFHKDFDVMWPSGENGQLVYENGGYLYKLNLTTGVSEKVTVNLNFDNPNLVAYFKNVKDDINNFSISPTGKRALFDARGDIFSVPAENGMIENLTQTQGIRELYPSWSPDGKYISYYSDATGEYEIYLLENKKGAKAKQLTSNSAAWKYEAEWSPDSRYMVYSDRTLKLWLLDTQTGKQTEITHAANSEIRSYSFSPDSKWITYQKEGSNEQSAIWVYNIADAKNYQLTDNTFDDVSPVFSKDGNYIFFASNRDFNLAFSGFEFDYLYNKATRIYAIVLKSDGPRLIKDKNDIEEIRETAKADEPKKPAGKKTETTANKQDEGIKVSIDMEGIVNRIIALPMEAGTYFGLAAADGGLLYISNGKLMRYNLSEEKSEEILDRTGGYVVSADGKMVLYASGGDYGITKIAPGVKPGTGKLDLSQMDMKIDPRKEWNQIYTDGWRIFRDYFYVNNMHGVDWAGLKQRYGALLPYVGHRADLDYILSEIIAETNVGHAYNNWGDFKNVKRVDGGLLGAELVADEAAGRYRIAKIYDSENWNPERRCPLTEQGVNVKEGDYLISINGHEITTKENPYAFLENQADKKVEITVNATPETGGARTSLIVPIKSELELMYLDWVNERRAMVDKLSGGRIGYIHVPNTAVEGNRELFRGMYAYHTKEALIIDDRYNGGGFIPDRMADLLDRKTLSYWQQNGLLPGRAPAIAHDGPKVMLINGYSSSGGDAFPYYFKKLGLGKLIGTRTWGGLVGISGNAGLVDGGYISVPRFGIFDENGEWIIEGIGDYPDIEVVDRPEQLAKGIDPGIEKAVEVLLKELEANPVKKVTPPTPPDRSKWIEKEIK encoded by the coding sequence CGGGCAGCAGGCAAGTATTTGTGATTCCTTCAGAAGGCGGTTCGCCCCGGCAGCTTACTTTTTACAACTCTGTAGGCGTGATGCCACCACGCGGCGGATATGACAATGTGGTACTTGACTGGACACCTGACAGCAAGCAGATCATGTTCAGGGGCAATCGCACTGAGTTTGGCGATCGCAACGGAAAATATTTCCTTGTGGGACTCGATGGAGGGTTCGAAAAGCCTCTGCAAATAGTAAACGGTGGATTTGCAGTGCTTTCGCCCGATGCTTCCAAAGTTTGTTTTACACCGGTTGACAGGGAATTCCGCACGTGGAAACGGTATAAAGGAGGAAGAGCAAGCAATCTGTGGATTTACGACCTGGCCAATAACACTTCGGAACAAATTACCGACTTTGCAGGAACAGACCAATGCCCTACTTGGTTTGGTGATAATATTTATTATGCATCCGATCGCGATTTAAGGCTCAACATTTATCGATATAACACCCAAACCAAACAAACTGACCAGCTTACCTTCCACAAGGACTTTGATGTAATGTGGCCTTCGGGTGAAAACGGACAGCTTGTTTATGAAAACGGCGGTTATTTATACAAACTGAACCTCACCACCGGCGTTTCAGAAAAAGTTACGGTAAATCTGAATTTTGATAATCCTAACCTGGTGGCCTACTTTAAAAACGTAAAGGACGACATCAACAACTTTTCCATTTCACCTACGGGTAAAAGAGCTCTTTTTGACGCCCGCGGCGACATCTTTTCGGTTCCGGCTGAAAACGGAATGATTGAAAATCTGACCCAGACACAAGGCATTCGCGAACTTTACCCCTCATGGTCGCCCGATGGCAAATACATATCCTACTATTCAGATGCAACGGGTGAATATGAAATTTACCTGCTCGAAAATAAGAAAGGAGCTAAAGCCAAACAACTTACCAGCAACTCAGCCGCATGGAAATATGAAGCTGAATGGTCGCCCGACAGCCGCTACATGGTTTATTCCGATCGCACTTTAAAACTGTGGTTGCTCGATACGCAAACAGGCAAACAAACCGAAATTACCCATGCAGCCAATTCAGAAATCCGCTCTTACAGCTTTTCTCCTGATTCAAAGTGGATTACCTATCAAAAAGAAGGAAGCAACGAACAATCAGCCATATGGGTATACAACATTGCTGATGCAAAGAATTACCAATTGACCGACAACACCTTTGATGATGTTTCACCGGTGTTCTCCAAAGACGGCAACTATATTTTCTTCGCTTCAAACCGCGACTTTAACCTTGCATTTTCAGGATTTGAGTTCGACTATTTATATAACAAAGCAACCCGCATCTATGCCATTGTCTTAAAGTCGGACGGCCCCAGGTTGATTAAAGACAAGAACGACATTGAGGAAATCAGGGAAACGGCCAAAGCAGATGAGCCTAAAAAGCCAGCCGGTAAAAAAACCGAAACTACGGCCAATAAACAGGATGAAGGCATAAAAGTAAGCATTGACATGGAAGGCATTGTCAACAGGATTATCGCCTTACCCATGGAAGCCGGCACTTATTTCGGTCTGGCTGCTGCCGATGGCGGATTGCTTTATATCAGCAACGGCAAACTGATGCGCTATAACCTATCGGAAGAAAAATCAGAAGAGATTCTTGACAGAACGGGTGGTTATGTTGTTAGTGCCGACGGCAAAATGGTATTGTACGCTTCGGGAGGCGATTACGGAATCACCAAAATTGCACCGGGCGTAAAACCCGGTACCGGCAAGCTCGACCTTAGCCAGATGGATATGAAAATTGACCCACGCAAAGAATGGAATCAGATATATACCGATGGCTGGAGAATCTTCCGCGATTACTTTTATGTAAACAACATGCATGGCGTCGACTGGGCTGGTCTCAAACAGCGCTATGGAGCCCTGCTTCCATATGTTGGACACCGCGCCGACCTTGACTACATTCTAAGCGAAATTATTGCTGAGACCAACGTCGGTCATGCCTACAACAACTGGGGCGATTTCAAAAACGTTAAACGCGTGGATGGCGGATTGCTGGGCGCAGAACTGGTGGCAGATGAGGCTGCCGGACGATATCGTATTGCAAAAATTTATGATAGCGAAAACTGGAATCCTGAACGCCGTTGCCCGTTAACAGAGCAAGGAGTAAATGTAAAGGAAGGCGACTACCTGATTAGCATCAATGGTCATGAAATAACAACAAAGGAAAATCCTTATGCATTCCTTGAAAATCAGGCCGATAAAAAAGTTGAAATAACTGTAAACGCCACCCCTGAAACCGGTGGCGCCCGCACCTCGCTGATTGTTCCAATCAAAAGTGAGCTGGAGCTTATGTACCTCGACTGGGTAAATGAGCGCAGGGCAATGGTAGACAAGCTATCGGGCGGCCGGATTGGATATATTCATGTGCCCAACACCGCTGTTGAAGGCAACCGCGAACTGTTTCGTGGCATGTATGCCTACCACACCAAAGAAGCGCTGATTATTGACGACCGTTACAACGGAGGTGGTTTTATTCCCGACCGCATGGCCGACCTGCTCGACCGGAAAACACTAAGCTATTGGCAACAAAACGGCCTGCTTCCCGGACGTGCTCCAGCCATTGCCCACGACGGCCCAAAAGTTATGCTCATTAACGGTTATTCCTCATCAGGAGGCGATGCCTTCCCCTATTACTTCAAAAAACTTGGACTTGGTAAACTTATAGGAACCCGCACCTGGGGCGGACTTGTTGGAATATCCGGCAATGCCGGACTCGTTGACGGTGGCTACATCTCAGTACCCCGCTTCGGCATATTTGACGAAAACGGAGAATGGATCATTGAAGGAATTGGCGATTACCCGGATATTGAAGTGGTAGATCGCCCTGAACAGTTAGCCAAAGGCATCGACCCCGGAATTGAAAAAGCGGTGGAAGTATTGCTCAAAGAACTGGAGGCAAATCCGGTGAAGAAAGTAACGCCTCCTACACCACCTGACCGTTCAAAATGGATTGAAAAAGAGATAAAATAA